In a genomic window of Rhododendron vialii isolate Sample 1 chromosome 12a, ASM3025357v1:
- the LOC131311883 gene encoding ethylene-responsive transcription factor ERF087 yields MNFLNQLTQKSNSTSKSKKKNQQPQQQQQQKQSQQEPTRFLGVRRRPWGRYAAEIRDPSTKERHWLGTFDTAEEAALAYDRAARSMRGSRARTNFLYHDTPPGSSVTSIVSPDDQKSQEDLSALFQLNYPHHDQNTNTNQIFFGAGGGYDENHHHHHRPVNASCQLSSEGFFPVPGDEWIQRSVTDTDQYSSYNQEHSSITEDDHYGFTMQSGGVVSSHHQHYFGGSGGEAELPPLPPDFSTCYGSDASHGSTVWNHDYSSFLGDGSINSEQTIATTGYSMGGGTGYNGSYSGFDSSKEFQQQQPYSPLFGVVSDDFDLGSSSSSSSTYYNF; encoded by the coding sequence ATGAATTTCCTCAACCAGCTCACACAAAAATCCAACTCAACCTCaaagagcaagaagaagaatcagcagccacagcagcagcagcagcaaaaaCAAAGCCAGCAAGAACCAACAAGGTTCCTCGGGGTGCGTAGACGGCCCTGGGGCCGGTACGCGGCCGAGATAAGGGATCCTTCCACCAAGGAGAGGCACTGGCTCGGCACCTTCGACACCGCGGAGGAGGCCGCCCTGGCCTACGACAGGGCGGCCCGGTCCATGCGCGGGTCCCGCGCCCGCACCAACTTCCTGTACCACGACACCCCGCCCGGTTCCTCGGTCACCTCCATCGTGTCCCCAGACGACCAGAAATCGCAAGAAGACCTTTCTGCCCTCTTCCAGCTGAATTATCCACACCATGACCAAAACACAAACACCAACCAAATCTTCTTCGGTGCAGGCGGCGGTTATGACGaaaaccaccaccatcaccaccggcCGGTCAATGCCTCCTGCCAGCTCTCCAGCGAGGGATTCTTCCCTGTTCCGGGAGACGAGTGGATTCAGCGCAGTGTCACTGACACCGATCAATATTCAAGTTACAATCAAGAGCACAGTAGCATCACAGAGGATGATCATTATGGTTTCACCATGCAAAGTGGAGGTGTTGTGTCATCCCACCACCAACACTACTTTGGTGGCAGCGGCGGCGAGGCGGAACTCCCACCACTGCCGCCTGATTTTTCGACCTGCTATGGCTCCGACGCCAGTCATGGTAGCACTGTCTGGAATCATGACTACTCGAGCTTTCTTGGCGATGGTAGTATTAACTCGGAGCAGACAATCGCAACGACTGGCTATTCGATGGGAGGCGGCACCGGGTATAATGGGTCGTACTCGGGATTTGATTCGAGCAAGGAGTTTCAGCAGCAGCAGCCGTACAGCCCATTGTTTGGGGTGGTATCAGATGATTTTGACTTGGGTTCTTCATCCTCGTCTTCATCCACTTATTACAACTTCTAA
- the LOC131311885 gene encoding uncharacterized protein LOC131311885, with protein MLPPELNPRSYRPYISTSASAPSFPTSSSPNPNPYSAFYGSGSGGIVSPSPSSSSRSLKNSRFSPSSFAHNARIALALLPCAAVLLDLGGAPVLATLTLGLMIAYILDSLNLHKSAPFIAVWFSLLSAQIAFFFTSSLLSSASFNSLPLSLLASFFCAHTNFLIGVWASLQFKWIQIEYPHITLTLERLLFACAPLNASVLFTFSTISALGMAHASYYFMLFSCILYWLFSIPRISSFKLKKEVSYHGGEVPDDNLILTQLESCVHTLSLLHLPLLFHIASNYSTMFSSAASICDLFLLFFIPFLVLLYASTRGALWWVTKNENNLRSIRVVNGAVALVVVVMCLEVRVVFHSFGRYIQVPPPLSYLLVTVTMLGGAAAAGAYALGMIADAFSSVAFTVLAVLVSAAGAIVVGFPILFLPLPSVAGFYLARFFTKKSLPSYFAFVVLGSLMVMWFVLHNFWDLNIWMAGMSLKSFCKLIVASVILAMAVPGLALLPPNLHFLAEFGLISHALLLCYIENRFYNYSNVYYYGSDDEVMYPSYMVALTTFVGLALVRRLSADRRIGPKAVWILICLYSSKVTMMFIASKAALWASAVLLLAVSPPLLLYKDKSRVASKMKPWQGYAHAGVVALAVWFCREAIFEALQWWNGRPPSDGLLLGSCILLIGLACIPIVALHFSHVMSAKRCLVLIMATGLLFILLQPPIPLSWTYHSDLIKDARQSMDDVSIYGFMTSKHTWPSWLLIAAILLTLAAVTSVIPIKYIVELRAFYSISMGIALGVYIAAEYFPQAAILHILIVITMICTSVFVVFTHLPSASSTKLLPWMFALLVALFPVTYLLEGEVRIKNILGNSGIGDGEIEGSKLTTLLAVEGARTSLLGLYAAIFMLVALEIKFELTSLMHEKAHERSGIRHSQSSQTSSGTFPPRLRFAQKRRAASMTAFSIKRMAAEGAWMPAVGNVATIMCFAICIILNINLTGGSNRAIFFLAPILLLLNQDSDFVAGFGDKQRYFPVTAVISSYLVVTAFYSIWEDIWHGNPGWGFEIGGPDWFFAVKNVALLVLTFPSHILFNRFVWSYTKQTDLTPLLTLPLNFPSVLITDVIKIRILGLLGIIYSLAQYLISRQQYISGLKFI; from the exons ATGTTGCCGCCGGAGCTCAACCCTCGCTCCTACCGCCCCTACATCTCCACCTCCGCCAGCGCCCCCTCCTTCCCCACCTCCTCCtcccctaaccctaacccttaCTCCGCCTTCTACGGCAGCGGCAGCGGCGGTATCGTTtctccctctccttcttcttcatctAGATCTCTGAAAAACTCTAGATTCTCTCCGTCGTCGTTCGCGCACAACGCCCGAATCGCCCTCGCCCTCCTCCCCTGCGCCGCCGTCCTCCTCGACCTCGGCGGCGCCCCGGTCCTCGCCACCCTGACCCTAGGCCTCATGATCGCCTACATCCTCGACTCCCTCAACCTCCACAAGTCCGCTCCGTTCATCGCCGTCtggttctctctcctctccgcTCAAATCGCCTTCTTCTTcacctcctctctcctctcctccgcCTCCTTcaactccctccctctctctctcctcgcctcCTTCTTCTGCGCCCACACCAACTTCCTCATCGGCGTCTGGGCCTCCCTCCAGTTCAAGTGGATCCAAATCGAGTACCCTCACATAACCCTGACCCTAGAACGCCTCCTCTTCGCCTGCGCCCCCCTCAACGCCTCCGTCCTCTTCACCTTTTCCACAATCTCCGCCCTCGGCATGGCCCACGCCTCGTACTACTTCATGTTGTTTTCTTGTATTCTCTATTGGCTGTTTTCGATTCCTCGCATCTCGTCGTTTAAGTTGAAGAAAGAAGTGAGTTACCACGGTGGAGAGGTGCCTGATGATAACCTAATTTTAACCCAGCTCGAAAGCTGTGTGCATACGTTGAGCTTGTTGCACTTGCCTTTACTGTTTCACATTGCGTCGAATTATTCGACTATGTTTTCGTCTGCTGCGTCCATTTGTGATTTGTTTCTGTTGTTTTTTATACCGTTTTTGGTGCTGCTGTATGCGTCGACAAGAGGGGCATTGTGGTGGGTTACGAAGAACGAGAACAATCTGCGGAGCATACGGGTGGTGAATGGTGCGGTCGCTTTGGTGGTTGTAGTGATGTGCTTGGAGGTTAGGGTGGTTTTTCATTCGTTTGGGAGGTACATTCAGGTGCCACCGCCATTGAGTTATCTGCTTGTGACTGTTACAATGCTTGGAGGGGCGGCTGCAGCCGGTGCTTATGCCCTTGGCATGATTGCTGATGCTTTCAGCTCAGTGGCTTTCACAGTTTTAGCTGTTTTAGTCAGTGCTGCTGGTGCAATTGTTGTGGGATTTCCTATATTG TTCCTTCCACTCCCTTCAGTTGCTGGATTCTATTTGGCTCGTTTCTTTACAAAGAAGAGTCTGCCATCATACTTTGCCTTTGTTGTTCTTGGTAGCTTGATGGTCATGTGGTTCGTGCTGCATAATTTCTGGGATCTCAACATCTGGATGGCAGGCATGTCTTTAAAATCCTTCTGTAAGCTCATAGTTGCTAGTGTTATCTTGGCAATGGCTGTCCCTGGTTTAGCCCTTCTTCCTCCAAACCTTCATTTCTTGGCCGAGTTTGGTTTGATCAGCCATGCACTGCTGCTATGCTACATTGAGAATCGCTTCTATAATTACTCAAATGTTTACTATTATGGGTCGGATGATGAGGTAATGTATCCTAGCTACATGGTTGCCCTGACTACTTTTGTGGGTTTGGCTCTGGTGAGGAGACTTAGTGCGGATCGCCGAATTGGACCAAAGGCAGTATGGATTCTGATTTGCCTGTATTCCTCGAAGGTGACAATGATGTTTATCGCATCAAAGGCTGCTTTATGGGCTTCTGCTGTGCTTTTGTTAGCTGTTTCTCCTCCGTTGCTTCTCTACAA GGACAAGTCAAGAGTAGCCTCAAAGATGAAACCTTGGCAAGGCTATGCACATGCTGGTGTTGTTGCTTTAGCAGTCTGGTTTTGTCGTGAAGCAATTTTTGAAGCTCTCCAGTGGTGGAATGGGAGACCCCCATCTGATGGTTTACTTTTGGGTTCCTGTATTCTTCTGATTGGATTGGCTTGTATACCAATAGTGGCTCTCCACTTTTCTCATGTCATG TCTGCTAAGAGATGTCTGGTTCTAATAATGGCGACAGGACTGCTGTTTATACTCTTGCAGCCCCCAATTCCCTTGTCATGGACTTATCACTCTGACCTAATCAAAGATGCTCGTCAATCCATGGATGATGTCTCCATATACGGCTTCATGACTTCAAAGCATACATGGCCATCGTGGCTACTTATCGCCGCAATCCTTCTCACTCTAGCAGCAGTAACCTCTGTCATCCCTATCAAGTATATCGTTGAGTTGAGGGCCTTTTACTCCATTTCCATGGGGATCGCTCTGGGGGTTTATATAGCTGCAGAATACTTCCCTCAGGCTGCTATATTGCACATCCTTATAGTCATAACCATGATCTGCACCTCTGTCTTTGTGGTCTTCACCCATTTGCCATCTGCCTCAAGCACAAAGCTCCTACCGTGGATGTTTGCTTTGCTTGTGGCTCTTTTTCCGGTGACTTATTTATTGGAAGGAGAGGTGAGGATCAAGAACATACTTGGAAATAGTGGAATCGGAGATGGTGAGATAGAAGGCAGCAAGCTGACCACTCTACTTGCCGTTGAGGGGGCAAGGACGTCTCTCCTCGGTTTATATGCAGCTATCTTTATGCTTGTTGCATTGGAGATTAAGTTTGAACTGACATCACTTATGCATGAAAAGGCTCATGAAAGGAGTGGAATTAGACACAGCCAATCCAGTCAAACCAGCTCCGGTACCTTCCCTCCAAGATTAAGGTTCGCACAGAAAAGGAGGGCCGCGTCTATGACTGCCTTCAGTATAAAGAGGATGGCGGCTGAGGGAGCCTGGATGCCGGCAGTTGGAAATGTTGCTACTATAATGTGCTTTGCCATATGCATAATCTTGAACATCAATCTCACCGGCGGCTCAAACCGTGCCATATTCTTCTTGGCCCCTATCTTGCTTCTTCTCAACCAGGACTCTGATTTTGTCGCTGGGTTTGGGGATAAGCAGAGGTATTTTCCAGTAACTGCAGTTATTTCATCATACTTGGTAGTGACTGCCTTTTATAGCATATGGGAAGACATCTGGCACGGGAACCCAGGGTGGGGTTTTGAAATTGGAGGGCCTGATTGGTTTTTTGCAGTTAAGAATGTAGCCCTTCTTGTCCTTACGTTCCCCAGTCATATCCTTTTTAACCGGTTTGTGTGGAGTTATACAAAGCAGACAGATTTGACGCCATTGCTCACTTTACCACTTAATTTTCCATCAGTCTTGATAACGGACGTGATCAAGATTAGGATATTGGGTCTTCTTGGAATCATATACTCCTTGGCTCAGTATTTGATTTCTAGACAGCAATATATCTCCGGGTTGAAGTTTATTTAA
- the LOC131311884 gene encoding nudix hydrolase 13, mitochondrial-like yields the protein MLCSPARTGRDRQRYEDQFRLVAGCIPYRFEKVDDNFCDIEKRLLVLMISSPNRDNLVFPKGGWEDDESVTEAACREALEEAGVKGILREEPLGDWEFRSKSTQNSCSVGGGCRGYMFALEVTEELDCWPEQDTYERKWLTKDDAFKFCRYDWMRDALKRLITVLSEGETEGGEEEEEEEEETREDQAAEFSPPILSISDARAHQKLSPVCFGTPSSGVQHLDDSCSKCIVLG from the exons ATGTTGTGTTCACCAGCAAGAACTGGGAGAGATCGCCAACGGTACGAGGATCAATTCAGGCTTGTGGCAGG GTGTATTCCTTACAGATTTGAGAAAGTTGATGATAATTTTTGCGATATAGAGAAGAGATTACTCGTCCTAATGATTTCTTCACCAAATCGTGACAATCTTGTTTTCCCAAAG GGTGGATGGGAGGATGATGAATCCGTTACTGAAGCTGCATGTCGAGAGGCCTTGGAGGAAGCTGGAGTCAAGGGAATATTACGT GAAGAACCTCTGGGAGATTGGGAGTTTAGAAGCAAGAGCACGCAAAACAGCTGCAGTGTAGGAGGAGGTTGCAGAGGGTATATGTTTGCGTTAGAGGTGACTGAAGAACTGGACTGTTGGCCGGAACAGGATACTTATGAGAGGAAATGG CTTACCAAAGACGACGCCTTCAAATTTTGCCGGTATGATTGGATGCGGGATGCCCTAAAAAGACTTATAACAGTGTTGTCAGAGGGCGAGAcagaaggaggagaagaagaagaagaagaagaagaagaaacaagggAAGACCAGGCGGCTGAATTTTCTCCTCCTATATTGTCAATTTCAGATGCTCGAGCTCATCAAAAGCTGTCACCCGTCTGTTTCGGGACGCCCTCTAGTGGCGTCCAACACCTTGACGATTCTTGTAGTAAATGCATTGTGCTCGGTTAA